Proteins co-encoded in one Thamnophis elegans isolate rThaEle1 chromosome 1, rThaEle1.pri, whole genome shotgun sequence genomic window:
- the LOC116519696 gene encoding receptor tyrosine-protein kinase erbB-4-like: MDKGYGNNCFDQSEIGHSPPPAYTPMSGNQFLYRDGSLSTEQGVPLPYRTAIPGIAPEAPIRQGGAEICDDTCCNGTLRKQVASLSQEDSITQRYSADPTVFIPERGPRTELDEEGYMTPMPEKCKTDHLNPVEENPFVSRWKNGDLQALDNPDYHNSQTGQPKAEDEYVSEPLYLNTFASTFENAEYLKKNGLPLPEKPKRAFDNPGYWNHSLPPRSTLQHPDYLQEYSTKYFYKQNGRIRPTVAENPEYLSEFSLKPGMMLPPPPYRHRNTVV, translated from the exons ATGGACAAGGGTTACGGAAACAATTGCTTTG aCCAG AGTGAAATTGGACACagccctcctcctgcctacacccCTATGTCAGGA AATCAGTTTCTCTACAGAGATGGAAGTTTGTCTACGGAACAAGGAGTCCCTTTGCCATACAGAACTGCCATACCAGGCATAGCTCCAGAAGCTCCCATCAGGCAAGGAGGTGCTGAGATCTGTGACGACACTTGCTGCAATGGTACTTTACGGAAACAAGTGGCAAGTCTTTCACAAGAGGACAGTATCACTCAGAGGTATAGCGCTGACCCGACAGTTTTTATCCCAGAGCGAGGGCCAAGAACCGAGCTGGATGAAGAAGGCTATATGACTCCAATGCCAGAAAAGTGCAAAACAG ATCACCTGAATCCAGTAGAGGAGAATCCATTTGTTTCTCGGTGGAAGAATGGTGATCTTCAAGCTCTGGACAACCCAGATTATCACAACAGCCAAACTGGGCAGCCCAAAGCCGAGGATGAATATGTGAGTGAGCCCCTGTACCTCAACACCTTCGCAAGCACCTTTGAAAACGCAGAGTACCTGAAGAAAAATGGGCTTCCATTGCCAGAAAAGCCCAAAAGGGCATTTGATAACCCAGGTTATTGGAATCACAGCCTGCCTCCGCGAAGTACCCTCCAGCATCCGGACTACCTTCAGGAATACAgcacaaaatatttttacaaacaaAACGGAAGGATCCGGCCCACTGTGGCCGAGAACCCCGAATACCTCTCAGAGTTCTCTCTGAAGCCTGGCATGATGCTGCCCCCTCCACCCTACAGACACCGAAACACCGTAGTGTAA